One stretch of Candidatus Saccharimonadia bacterium DNA includes these proteins:
- a CDS encoding DUF4031 domain-containing protein has translation MVVFVDDMYLYPMGQFRTMKMSHMIATTTEELHAFAERIGIARRWFQGDHYDVSMSLRSRALDLGAHAVTLRQLGIMCMIRRRHGYLPNDPIAAEQLWKIHVWASKAR, from the coding sequence TTGGTAGTCTTCGTCGATGACATGTACCTCTACCCCATGGGGCAATTCCGCACCATGAAGATGTCGCACATGATCGCCACCACGACAGAGGAATTGCATGCCTTTGCCGAACGCATCGGCATCGCCCGCCGCTGGTTCCAAGGCGATCACTATGACGTCAGTATGTCGCTACGCTCTCGCGCGCTCGATCTCGGCGCCCATGCCGTGACCTTGCGACAGCTTGGTATCATGTGCATGATCAGAAGACGTCACGGCTATCTGCCAAATGACCCAATAGCCGCCGAACAACTTTGGAAAATTCACGTTTGGGCAAGTAAAGCGAGGTAA